Proteins found in one Gammaproteobacteria bacterium genomic segment:
- a CDS encoding integron integrase: LPENLIQPLKDQFSKARRLHAQDLEAGGGDVYMPEALARKYPRAARAWGWQFVFPSPVRSVDPRRRIAA; the protein is encoded by the coding sequence ATTGCCCGAAAATCTAATTCAGCCGCTGAAGGATCAGTTCTCGAAAGCGCGGCGCTTGCACGCGCAGGATCTGGAAGCAGGCGGCGGCGACGTTTATATGCCGGAGGCGCTGGCGCGGAAATATCCCCGGGCCGCGCGCGCGTGGGGCTGGCAATTCGTGTTTCCGTCGCCGGTGCGCTCGGTCGATCCGCGTAGACGCATTGCGGCCTAA